A portion of the Parambassis ranga chromosome 22, fParRan2.1, whole genome shotgun sequence genome contains these proteins:
- the coa8 gene encoding cytochrome c oxidase assembly factor 8 has product MAARRTAVTWTALGRVTLPAHLHPLRLSASSSRRCSSEQAAQQEKPPKRSPHRPEPSTTHDWIGPPNPLSNLRPIVYCIPEKESELEKRLRHLRQETEDWNHSFWTKQNISFAKEKENFIISHLKSKGLTLRDEDGRRRSLNSEEMAVFYKSFLDKNRTRHANYNKEWYRRNFTITLLMARVTLNSVWMYFTERHSSKKNSSPST; this is encoded by the exons ATGGCCGCCAGGAGGACGGCAGTAACATGGACGGCCCTCGGTCGTGTCACCCTCCCGGCTCATCTGCATCCACTCCGCTTATCAGCGTCCAGCAGCCGGCGGTGCAGCTCCGAGCAGGCGGCCCAGCAGGAAAAACCACCAAAG AGATCTCCACACAGACCTGAACCCAGCACCACACATGACTGGATCGGCCCTCCGAACCCTCTGTCAAACCTGCGACCCATTGTTTACTGCATCCCAGAGAAGGAGTCGGAGCTAGAGAAACGTCTGAGGCACCTGAGGCAGGAGACGGAGGACTGGAACCACAGCTTCTGGACCAAGCAGAACATCAGCTTTGCAAAG gaaaaagaaaattTCATCATTTCACACCTGAAGTCAAAAGGCTTGACTCTGCGGGACGAGGACG GACGACGGCGCTCCCTGAACAGCGAGGAGATGGCGGTGTTTTACAAAAGCTTCCTGGACAAGAACAGAACGCGGCATGCAAATTACAACAA GGAGTGGTATCGACGTAACTTCACCATCACCCTGCTCATGGCCCGAGTCACCCTGAACAGCGTATGGATGTATTTCACGGAGAGGCACAGCAGCAAGAAGAACAGCTCTCCATCCACGTGA